From Pyrenophora tritici-repentis strain M4 chromosome 1, whole genome shotgun sequence, the proteins below share one genomic window:
- a CDS encoding topoisomerase II-associated protein PAT1: MSFFGFDTSLPRDHGHASNAPGFGQHDAFAALGGGAIEGDVIDFEETYDGLGDQLDDEADDLNDDTFGGGPATQQSVGKHFDFAGQTSMVSSTLQEEQMLYQARNQASKPNRTGYESYKDPEYIPQLEARADIWGLKPKASASQQQQQSSPQPAMATQQAPPSRKVMSMEEVEAMMRAQSIGNDPRATPPVRAELPDHPIRSQPPQQPTILQRQRPQSNEHVAQQQRQGPPQPQAQGPSGQPRHILQNPNRLSGQGQPMVQTGPQAGRGQPAAHNRGPSFPGMVITHPEQLLQLSEAERAAFLEEDAKRAKRNHKIALLAKDNGLMTPQDKNFITRIQLQQLMTATGNLEERGPEAAIAEDFYYQVFSQIRGAPRHNPQQPASQFAQTYLFQTNNRFGARRQGRGGDNHMQRMEQQIQRAVEAAKARPKARQLVVEGSLGKIAFSNSKTPRPLLNLKRPETNDKLPKSHKSSIADRKEALRNIEAVYRSLMQMEDHERAMPPPIQEGSPPEAIQAHMEWRSKIDVLHEQLWSNTKIMEPINPSAPHPFISILSHAKGKKVIPRLFRHINEQERITVVTMIVVHLDALSVVGHAIATPDEPLSAAIREEVDLFSQTVMSPIHAHISDAPLNIVIGLLGLVLDRTNLHVVARSKIGLTLLTFLISRAELLKQSAPEMVTDWQQWTNLYNRLFDVIEPVLPYLFPGSINDTDDMYIWQFLAAMGVGASPEQQQRLVLGVKDRVMETVAVSKALPADMASARTSNVNLFMRAIGLDVELLG, from the exons ATGTCTTTCTTTGGCTTTGATACGAGCCTGCCGCGTGATCACGGTCATGCTTCTAATGCTCCCGGCTTTGGCCAGCACGATGCCTTCGCCGCGCTCGGCGGTGGGGCAATCGAAGGCGATGT CATTGACTTTGAAGAAACCTACGACGGCCTCGGCGACCAGCTCGATGATGAGGCTGATGATCTCAATGACGACACCTTCGGAGGTGGTCCTGCAACGCAGCAGTCTGTGGGCAAGCACTTTGACTTTGCCGGCCAGACGTCCATGGTCTCGAGCACACTGCAAGAGGAGCAGATGCTTTACCAGGCTCGAAACCAA GCCTCCAAGCCCAATCGAACTGGCTATGAGAGCTACAAGGACCCCGAGTACATCCCTCAGCTCGAGGCTCGTGCCGACATCTGGGGCCTCAAGCCCAAGGCGTCGGCTtcgcagcagcagcagcaatcCTCGCCACAGCCTGCCATGGCTACCCAACAAGCTCCTCCATCGAGGAAGGTCATGAGCATGGAGGAGGTCGAGGCCATGATGCGCGCACAGTCTATTGGTAACGACCCCAGGGCTACCCCTCCG GTTCGAGCTGAGCTCCCGGATCACCCTATCCGATCCCAGCCACCTCAGCAGCCCACCATCCTCCAGCGGCAAAGACCTCAGTCGAACGAACATGTCGCTCAGCAACAGAGACAGGGGCCACCGCAGCCTCAAGCCCAAGGCCCATCTGGACAACCCCGTCACATTTTGCAGAACCCCAACCGTCTCTCTGGTCAAGGTCAGCCCATGGTTCAGACTGGCCCTCAAGCTGGCCGTGGTCAACCTGCAGCGCATAACAGAGGTCCTTCGTTTCCCGGCATGGTCATTACTCACCCAGAGCAACTTCTTCAACTATCAGAGGCAGAACGTGCGGCCTTCCTTGAAGAAGACGCCAAGCGAGCTAAGCGGAACCATAAGATTGCTTTATTGGCCAAAGACAACGGCCTGATGACACCCCAAGATAAGAATTTCATAACCAGAATCCAGTTGCAGCAGCTGATGACTGCCACTGGCAACTTGGAGGAGAGGGGACCTGAAGCAGCCATCGCCGAAGACTTTTACTACCAGGTCTTCAGCCAGATTCGCGGTGCTCCACGTCACAATCCCCAGCAGCCAGCCAGTCAATTTGCCCAGACCTACCTGTTCCAGACCAACAACAGGTTTGGCGCCCGCAGACAGGGTCGGGGAGGTGACAATCACATGCAACGCATGGAACAGCAGATTCAGCGAGCCGTTGAAGCTGCCAAAGCGAGGCCAAAGGCCCGACAGCTTGTTGTTGAAGGAAGTCTTGGAAAGATTGCGTTTAGCAACTCCAAGACCCCACGTCCGCTGCTCAATCTCAAGCGCCCCGAGACCAACGACAAGCTTCCAAAATCTCATAAGTCTTCTATTGCCGATCGCAAAGAAGCTCTCCGCAACATCGAGGCTGTATACAGAAGCCTCATGCAGATGGAAGACCATGAGCGAGCCATGCcaccaccgatccaagaaGGCAGTCCCCCTGAGGCTATTCAGGCACATATGGAATGGCGATCGAAGATTGACGTCCTCCACGAGCAACTCTGGTCGAACACGAAGATCATGGAACCCATCAACCCCAG CGCACCTCACCCCTTCATTTCTATCCTCTCGCACGCCAAGGGAAAGAAGGTCATTCCGCGCCTCTTCCGCCACATCAACGAACAAGAACGTATCACAGTCGTGACCATGATTGTGGTTCACCTTGATGCTCTCTCGGTAGTTGGCCATGCCATCGCCACGCCCGATGAGCCTTTGAGCGCAGCGATCCGAGAAGAAGTCGACCTTTTCTCTCAAACTGTCATGTCGCCCATCCATGCGCACATCTCAGACGCGCCCCTGAACATTGTCATCGGTCTTCTTGGTCTTGTCCTAGATCGTACCAACCTCCATGTCGTTGCTAGAAGCAAGATTGGTCTGACGCTACTGACCTTTCTGATTTCTCGTGCCGAACTCCTGAAGCAATCAGCTCCCGAGATGGTTACCGACTGGCAGCAATGGACCAACCTTTACAACCGTCTGTTCGACGTCATCGAGCCTGTTCTTCCTTATCTGTTCC